In one Silene latifolia isolate original U9 population chromosome 10, ASM4854445v1, whole genome shotgun sequence genomic region, the following are encoded:
- the LOC141605087 gene encoding putative serine/threonine-protein kinase At1g01540, producing the protein MSIYDGAFLNSQLSKPTSIFGLRLWVVIGIFVGSVIVLLLFLISLCFTSRRRHSKHPHPSTSVTPPISKEISEIILPSRRPAPGPVPDIKIDIGKSEHRVVFSDKAPSSGESLRSSNHNNNNVNASDHSGSHYSNYSGNDGGNGGGGGNTVSCGPEVSHLGWGRWYTLRELELATNSLADENVIGEGGYGIVYSGILVDNTRVAVKNLLNNRGQAEKEFKVEVEAIGRVRHKNLVRLLGYCVEGAYRMLVYEYVDNGNLDQWLHGDVGEVSPLTWDIRMNIILGTAKGLAYLHEGLEPKVVHRDIKSSNILLDRHWNPKVSDFGLAKLLNSEMSYVTTRVMGTFGYVAPEYACTGMLTEKSDVYSFGILIMELIAGRTPVDYSRPPGEVNLVDWLKTMVGNRRSEEVVDPKLPEMPPSKALKRILLVALRCVDPDAQKRPKMGHVIHMLEADDLLVRDERRVGRDSSTSSRDNLQDKPAVVSVKANVRHLQEASTDMSESESSKDQQQPNRWR; encoded by the exons ATGTCAATCTACGACGGCGCATTCCTAAACTCCCAACTATCAAAACCAACCTCCATCTTCGGTCTCCGTCTATGGGTAGTTATCGGAATCTTCGTCGGTTCCGTCATcgtcctcctcctcttcctcatctCCCTTTGCTTCACCTCTCGCCGCCGCCACTCCAAACACCCTCACCCTTCTACTTCCGTTACGCCGCCGATCTCTAAAGAAATCTCCGAAATCATCCTCCCCTCTCGCCGGCCCGCCCCCGGCCCTGTACCAGATATTAAGATTGATATTGGGAAATCTGAACACCGTGTTGTGTTCTCCGATAAAGCTCCCTCAAGCGGAGAGAGCTTACGGTCTAGTAATCATAATAACAATAATGTAAATGCTAGTGATCATAGTGGAAGTCATTATAGTAATTATAGTGGTAATGATGGTGGGaatggaggtggaggtgggaaTACGGTGTCGTGTGGACCGGAAGTGTCGCATTTGGGTTGGGGGAGGTGGTATACGCTTAGAGAGCTGGAATTGGCTACTAATAGTTTGGCGGATGAGAATGTGATTGGTGAAGGTGGGTATGGGATTGTTTATAGTGGGATTTTGGTTGATAATACTCGTGTTGCGGTCAAGAATCTATTGAATAACAG AGGTCAGGCTGAGAAGGAATTCAAAGTGGAGGTTGAAGCAATCGGACGTGTTAGACATAAGAATCTTGTTAGGTTGCTTGGATACTGTGTTGAAGGGGCTTATAG GATGCTTGTGTATGAGTATGTTGATAATGGCAATTTAGACCAATGGCTTCATGGTGATGTTGGTGAAGTCAGCCCCCTCACATGGGATATCCGAATGAACATTATTTTGGGAACAGCAAAAGG GTTGGCCTATCTTCATGAGGGTCTTGAACCCAAAGTTGTGCACAGAGACATAAAGTCCAGCAACATACTTCTTGATCGGCATTGGAATCCCAAGGTTTCTGATTTTGGCCTAGCTAAATTGCTTAATTCCGAAATGAGCTATGTGACGACTCGTGTCATGGGAACTTTTGG ATATGTAGCTCCCGAATATGCTTGCACCGGAATGTTGACTGAGAAGAGTGATGTTTATAGTTTTGGAATACTTATCATGGAGTTAATTGCTGGGAGAACCCCTGTTGATTATAGCCGGCCACCCGGAGAG GTGAATTTGGTAGACTGGCTAAAAACTATGGTAGGGAATAGAAGATCTGAAGAGGTGGTGGATCCTAAGTTACCTGAAATGCCACCTTCTAAAGCACTGAAACGTATTCTCTTAGTCGCTCTTAGATGTGTTGATCCAGATGCACAAAAAAGACCGAAAATGGGCCATGTCATCCACATGCTCGAGGCAGATGATTTGTTAGTCCGTGAT GAGCGCCGTGTTGGAAGAGATTCTTCCACTTCTAGCCGTGACAATCTGCAAGATAAGCCTGCAGTGGTTTCCGTTAAAGCCAATGTTAGGCATTTGCAGGAAGCCAGTACAGACATGAGTGAATCCGAAAGTAGTAAAGACCAACAGCAGCCAAACAGATGGAGATAG